A genomic window from Flavobacterium johnsoniae includes:
- the sufB gene encoding Fe-S cluster assembly protein SufB codes for MSKYTEDDLKIELETKEYEYGFYTNIESETFPVGLNEEIVRAISLKKEEPEWMTEWRIEAFRAWKEMIEPEWANVNYEKPDFQAISYYSAPKQVDPNKTLDDVDPELLEMYKKLGISVDEQKKMNNIAMDIVVDSVSVATTFKKTLAEKGIIFCPISEAIKEHPELVKKYLGTVVPQKDNFYAALNSAVFSDGSFCYIPKGVKCPMELSTYFRINQAGTGQFERTLVIADEGSYVSYLEGCTAPSRDENQLHAAVVELIALDDAEIKYSTVQNWFPGNKEGKGGVYNFVTKRGLCETNAKISWTQVETGSAVTWKYPSCVLKGDNSVGEFYSIAVTNNYQQADTGTKMIHLGKNTKSTIISKGISAGKSQNSYRGLVQISPRAENARNFSQCDSLLMGNNCGAHTFPYIESKNPSAKIEHEATTSKIGEDQVFYCNQRGIPTEKAIALIVNGFSKDVLNKLPMEFAVEAQKLLEISLEGSVG; via the coding sequence ATGAGCAAATACACAGAAGACGATTTAAAAATCGAACTCGAAACTAAAGAATACGAATACGGATTTTATACCAATATAGAATCTGAAACATTTCCTGTGGGTTTAAACGAAGAAATCGTTCGCGCAATTTCTCTTAAAAAAGAAGAGCCTGAATGGATGACTGAGTGGCGTATCGAAGCTTTCCGCGCATGGAAAGAAATGATCGAACCAGAATGGGCAAATGTAAATTACGAAAAACCAGATTTTCAGGCTATTTCATATTATTCGGCTCCAAAACAAGTAGATCCTAACAAAACTTTAGACGATGTAGATCCTGAATTATTAGAGATGTACAAAAAGTTAGGAATCTCTGTAGACGAACAGAAAAAAATGAACAATATCGCTATGGATATTGTTGTCGATTCTGTTTCTGTTGCTACAACTTTCAAGAAAACTTTGGCAGAAAAAGGAATTATTTTCTGTCCAATTTCTGAAGCTATTAAAGAGCATCCAGAATTAGTAAAAAAATATTTAGGAACTGTTGTACCTCAAAAAGACAACTTCTATGCAGCATTAAACTCAGCAGTTTTCTCTGATGGAAGTTTCTGTTATATTCCAAAAGGCGTAAAATGTCCGATGGAACTTTCAACTTACTTTAGAATCAATCAAGCAGGAACGGGACAATTTGAAAGAACTCTAGTTATTGCTGACGAAGGAAGTTACGTTTCTTATCTTGAAGGATGTACAGCTCCAAGCCGTGACGAAAATCAATTACACGCTGCTGTGGTTGAATTAATCGCTTTGGACGATGCTGAAATTAAATATTCTACCGTTCAAAACTGGTTTCCTGGAAATAAAGAAGGAAAAGGTGGAGTTTACAACTTCGTAACCAAAAGAGGTTTATGCGAAACAAACGCTAAAATTTCTTGGACACAAGTTGAAACCGGTTCTGCTGTAACTTGGAAATATCCTTCTTGTGTATTAAAAGGTGATAATTCTGTTGGAGAATTTTATTCTATCGCTGTAACTAATAATTATCAACAAGCTGATACTGGAACAAAAATGATCCATTTAGGAAAAAACACTAAATCGACTATTATTTCTAAAGGTATTTCAGCTGGAAAATCACAAAATAGCTATCGTGGTTTAGTGCAGATTTCGCCAAGAGCAGAGAATGCAAGAAACTTTTCTCAGTGTGATTCTCTTTTAATGGGGAACAATTGTGGAGCGCATACTTTCCCTTATATCGAAAGTAAAAATCCATCTGCTAAAATTGAGCACGAAGCAACGACAAGTAAAATTGGAGAAGATCAGGTTTTTTATTGCAACCAAAGAGGTATCCCAACTGAAAAAGCGATTGCCTTAATTGTAAACGGTTTCAGTAAAGATGTCTTGAA
- a CDS encoding HesB/IscA family protein, producing the protein MIKVSDTAKKKIIDLMTDDGFDAASDYVRVGVKSGGCSGLSYDLKFDKTKGEDDKIFVDNDIQIAVEKKSFLYLAGTILEFSGGLNGKGFVFNNPNASRTCGCGESFSL; encoded by the coding sequence ATGATAAAAGTTTCAGATACTGCCAAAAAGAAAATCATCGACCTGATGACTGATGATGGTTTTGACGCTGCTAGCGACTACGTAAGAGTAGGTGTAAAAAGCGGTGGATGCTCTGGTTTGTCTTATGATTTAAAATTTGACAAAACCAAAGGAGAAGACGATAAAATATTCGTAGATAACGATATACAAATTGCCGTTGAAAAAAAATCATTCCTTTATTTAGCCGGAACAATTTTAGAATTTTCTGGAGGATTAAACGGAAAAGGATTTGTTTTCAATAATCCGAATGCAAGCAGAACTTGCGGATGCGGAGAATCATTCTCTCTTTAG
- a CDS encoding MBL fold metallo-hydrolase — translation MKLYPIESGNFKLDGGAMFGVVPKTIWNKTNPADANNLIDIAARCLLIEDGKRLILIDTGMGDKQSEKFFGYYSLWGSHSIDKSLAKYGFNRDDITDVFMTHLHFDHCGGSVQWNSTKTGYEPAFKNAKFWTNENHWEWATKPNAREKASFLSENILPMLESGQLNFVERPETDFGFSKELNFDIFYVDGHTEKQMIPYIKYQDKTIVFCADLLATAGHIPLPYVMGYDTRPLLTMPEKSKFLNAAADHNHYLFLEHDAHNQIITVEHTEKGVRLKDVFTCEDIF, via the coding sequence ATGAAACTTTATCCTATAGAATCTGGAAATTTCAAATTAGATGGCGGCGCTATGTTTGGCGTGGTTCCTAAAACTATTTGGAACAAAACAAATCCCGCAGACGCGAATAATTTAATTGATATTGCGGCACGCTGTTTATTAATTGAAGACGGAAAACGTTTAATTTTAATTGACACCGGAATGGGAGATAAACAATCTGAAAAGTTTTTTGGCTATTATTCGCTTTGGGGTTCTCATTCTATAGATAAATCTCTAGCAAAATATGGTTTTAACCGTGATGATATTACAGATGTTTTTATGACGCATCTTCATTTTGATCATTGCGGCGGAAGCGTTCAATGGAATTCAACCAAAACGGGTTACGAACCAGCTTTTAAAAATGCCAAATTCTGGACCAACGAAAATCATTGGGAATGGGCAACAAAACCCAACGCACGCGAAAAAGCTTCTTTTTTGTCTGAAAATATATTGCCTATGCTAGAAAGCGGACAATTGAATTTTGTTGAAAGACCAGAAACTGATTTTGGTTTTTCAAAAGAATTAAATTTTGATATTTTCTACGTTGACGGCCACACCGAAAAACAGATGATTCCGTACATAAAATACCAAGATAAAACCATTGTTTTTTGTGCCGATTTATTGGCAACAGCCGGACACATTCCGTTGCCTTATGTTATGGGTTACGATACCCGACCTTTGCTGACAATGCCAGAAAAATCAAAATTTTTGAATGCAGCGGCAGATCATAATCATTATTTGTTTTTAGAACATGATGCGCACAATCAAATTATAACTGTGGAACATACAGAGAAAGGTGTTCGATTAAAAGATGTTTTTACTTGCGAAGATATTTTTTAA
- a CDS encoding T9SS type A sorting domain-containing protein has translation MKTKLLLLLLLANFSIYAQTNLVSNGDFETWTAFSQPTDWFRISNGLLYQDSDAQKGSSSTKMEITSGTVHNMYSSPFATQSGKTYRVTMYHKLVSGTITSVELSLTKTDIFKTPITKKEETTSLNSAWQKIEFDYVATTTQNAEISIWIKGTTGTQILVDNVSIVDVAEIGPKYTLIPDVNFENELIALGLDSGAPDGKVLTSKISTVTYLFLYQKNIADLTGIQDFTSLQNLNADLNQLTNIDVSKNINLTRLSVYRNKLTNVDISNNINLTDLSVDENKLTNLDISKNTKLTVLSFDSNQLTSINLSYTPLLKSLSFSHNPITSIDLSNLKLLNRLNMLNCKMPSIDLSNNKSLISLWARDNKFTTLNLSENKELVNLTIDSNLLTTLDLSANTKLEYLNFSNNPITSINLKANINLKALQIYYSQISTLDLSNNKLLIGLDCDNNPNLKTLDLRNGKNTNLLKTFTYWTGTNGGPGESSIMGNTSLSCILVDDVSYSNTNWSTFKNSGEYTLDCASLVYTLIPDANFEQKLIDLGIDKDGKNGKVLTSSIASLTTLGVSKSNIADLTGIQDFTALTILNCSENALTTVDLSTNVNLKSLTVSKNQLKSINISKNIALDYFAGNNNQFTALDFSANTELSKIYITDNVLTSLNVSKNSKLITLWCQRNKLPNLDISSNLALTEFVCERNELDTLNVSKNTALTSLSCSQNKIKSLDVSQNTLLKMFDCSINKLESLNLKNGNNKLLEKANLFFFSNLSLKCIQVDDVAYSNANWATSIKDSSASYNTDCTVYTLIPDSNFEDKLIALQIDKDGKNGKVITSSIASVTSLDVSGSSIKDLTGIQDFTSLIDLNCSTNTLTILDLSKNTVLENLYAQKNELTSLNTTANKSLKVLNLGTNKLTSLDISALTKLEELNVSSNAITSLNVSASKALTSLNCGNNKLTSLNVTTNTALTTLYCFNNQIASLDVSSNILLQNLMCNGNKLTALNLSKNTALIILDCFENQITSLDISNNPKITELACNNNLLTSLNLKNGNNTKLVLASSSFKNNPKLTCIQVDNETYSNDNWSAIKDVTANYNVDCAVYTLIPDAAFEDKLIALQIDKDGKNGKVATSSIVSVTTLDVSSSSIKDLTGIQDFVSLKVLNCSTNQLTSLTLANNLSLTELNVSYNALTTLDVSKNKALTALNVSNNNLNSLNVKNGFNTNMDWFSVNFTKNASLGCIQVDNAKYSNDEWNGKLDKTSYFTEDCNTFTLIPDSNFEDELIALKIDIDGKNGKVLTSTISTVKDLNVQLSDIKDLTGIQDFASLEYLNCQFNLLTSLNVSKNSKLIELYTHGNDLTTLDLSANPALTTLYANKNKLTALDLSKNSKLVYVNVTENSLKTLNLKNGNNSNFTGALLNKNTSLTCITVDNPSFAASSGVFFKDAGASYSATCTLGLEDSVFSKATVFPNPTKGEVNINNVSLEKATVYNSLGQLVKTFVFNNGETSNTINLSGLPRGVYFVYLISGDAASAKKIIVE, from the coding sequence ATGAAAACAAAACTACTCTTGTTGCTATTATTGGCAAATTTTTCTATTTATGCGCAAACAAACTTAGTCTCTAACGGAGATTTTGAAACTTGGACTGCATTTTCTCAACCAACAGATTGGTTCCGTATCTCAAATGGGCTTTTATATCAAGATTCTGATGCACAAAAAGGTTCCTCAAGTACAAAAATGGAAATTACTAGCGGAACTGTTCATAATATGTACAGCAGTCCTTTTGCTACTCAATCAGGAAAAACGTATCGTGTTACGATGTATCACAAGCTTGTTTCGGGAACGATAACTTCTGTAGAATTAAGCTTAACAAAAACTGATATTTTTAAAACACCTATTACAAAAAAAGAAGAAACAACTTCTTTAAATTCTGCTTGGCAAAAAATTGAATTTGATTATGTTGCCACAACTACTCAAAACGCAGAAATTAGCATTTGGATAAAAGGAACAACTGGCACTCAAATTTTAGTTGATAATGTTTCGATTGTTGATGTCGCTGAAATTGGACCAAAATATACGCTTATACCAGATGTAAACTTTGAAAATGAACTTATAGCATTAGGTTTAGACTCTGGCGCTCCTGATGGAAAAGTTTTAACTTCTAAGATTTCTACCGTAACCTATTTGTTTTTATACCAAAAAAACATCGCTGATCTTACTGGCATACAAGATTTTACAAGTCTACAAAACTTGAATGCTGACTTAAATCAGTTAACAAATATAGATGTATCCAAAAATATCAATTTAACAAGGTTATCTGTATACAGGAATAAGCTGACAAACGTTGATATTTCTAATAATATCAATTTAACAGATTTATCTGTAGATGAGAATAAGCTGACAAACTTAGATATTTCTAAAAATACTAAATTGACCGTTTTAAGCTTTGACAGTAATCAACTTACTTCTATAAATTTAAGTTATACGCCGCTATTAAAGAGTTTAAGTTTTAGTCATAATCCTATAACTTCGATTGATCTGAGTAATTTAAAATTACTTAACCGCTTGAATATGCTAAACTGTAAGATGCCTTCTATAGACTTAAGTAATAATAAGTCTTTGATTTCTTTATGGGCTCGAGACAACAAATTTACAACCCTAAATCTCTCTGAAAACAAAGAATTAGTAAATCTTACAATCGATTCTAATTTGCTAACAACATTAGATTTAAGTGCAAATACGAAGTTAGAATATCTTAATTTTTCTAACAATCCTATTACTAGCATCAATTTAAAAGCTAATATTAATTTAAAAGCTTTACAAATTTATTACTCTCAAATAAGCACACTTGACCTAAGTAATAATAAGCTTCTAATTGGTTTAGATTGTGACAACAACCCTAATTTAAAAACGTTGGATTTACGAAATGGAAAAAATACCAACTTACTTAAAACTTTTACTTATTGGACAGGAACTAATGGCGGTCCTGGAGAATCAAGTATTATGGGTAATACCAGCTTATCATGCATTTTGGTCGATGATGTTTCTTATTCTAACACAAATTGGTCAACCTTTAAAAATAGCGGCGAATATACTTTAGACTGCGCCTCTTTAGTTTATACTTTAATTCCAGATGCCAATTTTGAACAAAAATTGATCGATTTAGGAATTGATAAAGATGGGAAAAATGGGAAAGTATTGACTTCAAGCATTGCTTCATTAACTACATTAGGCGTTTCTAAAAGCAATATTGCTGACCTTACAGGAATTCAGGATTTTACTGCTCTTACAATCCTAAATTGTTCAGAAAATGCATTAACAACGGTTGATCTTTCGACAAATGTAAATCTTAAATCATTAACGGTTAGTAAAAACCAATTGAAGTCTATAAACATTTCAAAAAATATAGCTCTAGATTATTTTGCTGGTAATAATAACCAATTTACTGCTTTAGATTTTTCTGCCAATACTGAATTATCTAAAATATATATTACCGATAACGTCTTAACTAGTTTAAATGTATCTAAAAACAGTAAATTGATAACTTTATGGTGTCAAAGAAATAAACTGCCAAATTTGGATATTTCTAGCAATTTAGCATTGACTGAATTTGTTTGTGAGAGAAATGAATTAGACACCTTAAATGTTTCTAAAAACACAGCGTTAACATCTTTATCTTGTTCCCAAAACAAAATAAAAAGTTTAGATGTTTCTCAAAATACATTGCTGAAAATGTTTGACTGTTCTATTAACAAATTGGAAAGTTTGAATTTAAAAAATGGAAACAATAAATTACTTGAGAAAGCTAACTTATTCTTTTTCTCTAACTTAAGCTTAAAATGTATTCAAGTAGACGATGTTGCTTATTCAAATGCGAATTGGGCTACTTCAATTAAAGACTCAAGTGCTTCTTACAACACAGATTGTACAGTTTATACTTTAATTCCAGATTCTAATTTTGAAGATAAATTAATTGCTTTACAAATTGACAAAGATGGTAAAAATGGTAAAGTGATAACTTCTAGTATTGCTAGCGTAACTTCGCTAGATGTTTCTGGAAGTTCTATCAAAGACCTTACAGGAATTCAAGACTTTACTTCATTAATTGATTTAAACTGTTCTACAAATACTTTGACAATACTTGATTTGTCTAAAAATACAGTTTTAGAAAACTTATATGCTCAAAAAAATGAATTAACTTCATTAAATACGACTGCTAATAAGTCTCTTAAGGTTTTAAATTTAGGTACTAACAAATTAACTTCTTTAGATATTTCAGCCTTGACAAAACTAGAAGAGCTTAATGTTAGCAGTAATGCGATAACATCATTAAACGTTTCAGCTAGCAAAGCATTGACAAGTCTAAATTGTGGCAATAACAAATTGACTAGCTTAAATGTTACAACAAATACAGCTTTAACTACTTTATATTGTTTTAATAATCAAATCGCAAGTTTAGATGTTTCAAGCAACATTTTATTACAAAACTTAATGTGTAATGGCAATAAACTGACTGCACTTAATCTTTCTAAAAACACAGCTTTAATTATACTTGATTGTTTTGAAAATCAAATTACAAGCTTAGACATTTCTAATAATCCGAAAATAACTGAATTGGCTTGTAACAACAATTTATTGACTTCATTAAATTTAAAAAATGGCAATAATACAAAACTAGTTTTAGCTTCTTCTAGTTTCAAAAACAATCCAAAACTTACTTGTATTCAGGTTGACAACGAAACCTATTCTAATGATAATTGGTCTGCTATAAAAGACGTTACAGCAAATTACAATGTAGATTGTGCAGTTTATACCTTAATTCCAGATGCTGCTTTTGAAGATAAATTAATTGCATTGCAAATTGATAAAGATGGTAAAAACGGAAAAGTAGCTACTTCAAGTATTGTTTCTGTTACTACATTAGACGTTTCATCAAGTTCTATTAAAGATCTTACTGGAATTCAGGATTTTGTTTCTCTGAAAGTATTAAATTGTAGTACAAACCAATTAACTTCTTTAACTCTTGCAAACAATCTTTCATTGACAGAATTAAATGTTTCTTACAACGCTTTAACAACTCTTGATGTTAGTAAAAACAAAGCATTGACGGCATTAAATGTTTCAAACAATAATTTAAATTCTTTGAACGTAAAAAATGGTTTCAACACCAATATGGATTGGTTTAGTGTGAATTTTACTAAAAATGCTTCTTTAGGCTGTATTCAGGTTGATAACGCAAAATATTCTAATGATGAGTGGAATGGAAAATTAGACAAAACTTCTTATTTCACAGAAGACTGTAATACGTTTACGCTTATTCCTGACAGCAATTTTGAAGATGAATTGATTGCCTTGAAAATTGATATTGATGGTAAAAATGGAAAAGTTTTAACTTCAACAATTTCAACTGTAAAAGACTTAAATGTTCAATTAAGCGATATTAAAGACTTAACTGGAATTCAGGATTTTGCTTCTCTTGAGTATTTAAACTGTCAATTCAATCTTTTAACTTCTTTGAATGTATCTAAAAATTCAAAATTAATAGAATTATATACGCACGGAAATGATTTGACAACATTAGATTTATCTGCAAATCCAGCTCTTACGACTTTATATGCCAACAAAAACAAACTGACTGCTTTAGATTTATCTAAAAACAGCAAATTGGTTTATGTTAACGTAACGGAAAACTCACTGAAAACATTAAACCTTAAAAATGGTAATAACAGCAATTTTACAGGTGCATTGTTAAATAAAAATACATCTCTGACTTGTATCACAGTTGACAATCCTTCTTTTGCTGCTTCGAGTGGCGTATTCTTTAAAGATGCTGGCGCTTCTTACTCTGCAACATGTACTTTAGGACTTGAAGATTCGGTTTTCAGCAAAGCAACAGTTTTCCCTAACCCGACAAAAGGAGAGGTTAACATTAATAATGTTTCTTTAGAAAAGGCAACTGTTTATAATTCGTTAGGACAACTGGTTAAAACATTTGTTTTCAATAACGGCGAAACTAGTAATACTATAAATTTATCTGGTTTGCCGAGAGGAGTTTATTTTGTGTATCTAATTAGTGGAGATGCCGCTTCCGCGAAAAAAATAATCGTTGAATAA
- a CDS encoding S8 family peptidase gives MSHIKPLKLSAFALLVLAGCSASLQAQNSAPKQPVVAPLAVVKKAPVSENELKRWSHLDLVKDSIPGMSVDRAWAELLQGKTGKKVIVGIVDSGVDIEHEDLKGMIWTNVKEIPGNGIDDDKNGYIDDVHGWNFLGDAVHENLELTRVVKKGDDGSAQYKEALAQYNEKYEEALKDKEQVDFLLDVHNTIKKELNKSDYKIEDLSKITSTDSKVLRSKAIMTQIFTNAGPTFNPEADFGEYKDQVYDQLNYNLNKDFDGRKIVGDNPEDIKNTKYGNNVVFGPDKEKALHGTHVAGIIAQIRGNNLGGDGVASPNVEILTVRAVPDGDEYDKDIALAIRYAVDNGAKVINGSFGKSFSPHKQWVYDAIKYAAKKDVLIVHAAGNDGYNIDETKNINYPNDSEDNVKEFADNLITIGAINKEYGETVVASFSNFGKINVDVFAPGEEIYATVPNNKYKYLQGTSMASPNAAGVAALIRSYYPKLKAAQVKKILMDSGVALPSKVVLGKSENPQEKPVAVSSAESSKTAKMVNAYNALLMAEKMSKK, from the coding sequence ATGAGTCATATAAAACCTCTTAAATTATCTGCTTTTGCATTACTTGTTTTAGCAGGTTGCAGTGCAAGTTTGCAAGCACAAAATTCAGCGCCAAAACAGCCGGTTGTTGCTCCTTTGGCAGTTGTAAAAAAAGCACCAGTTAGTGAAAATGAATTAAAAAGATGGAGTCATTTAGATTTAGTAAAAGATTCTATTCCGGGAATGAGTGTAGACAGAGCTTGGGCTGAATTACTGCAAGGTAAGACAGGTAAAAAAGTTATTGTAGGTATTGTAGATTCTGGTGTAGATATCGAACACGAAGATCTAAAAGGAATGATCTGGACAAATGTTAAAGAAATTCCAGGAAACGGAATCGACGATGATAAAAACGGATATATCGATGACGTTCACGGATGGAATTTCCTTGGAGACGCTGTACACGAAAATCTTGAATTGACACGCGTTGTTAAAAAAGGAGACGACGGTTCTGCTCAATACAAAGAAGCTTTGGCTCAATATAATGAAAAGTACGAAGAAGCTTTAAAAGATAAAGAACAAGTAGACTTTTTACTTGATGTTCATAATACAATCAAAAAAGAGCTGAATAAATCAGATTATAAAATAGAAGATTTAAGCAAAATTACTTCTACAGATTCAAAAGTTTTAAGAAGTAAAGCTATCATGACTCAGATTTTTACAAATGCTGGTCCAACTTTCAATCCAGAAGCTGATTTTGGAGAATACAAAGATCAAGTTTACGATCAGTTAAATTACAATTTGAATAAAGATTTTGACGGAAGAAAAATCGTAGGTGATAATCCAGAAGATATTAAAAACACGAAATACGGAAATAACGTTGTTTTTGGCCCAGATAAAGAAAAAGCGCTTCACGGAACTCACGTTGCCGGAATTATTGCTCAAATTAGAGGAAATAATTTAGGAGGAGACGGAGTAGCTTCGCCAAATGTTGAAATTTTAACAGTTAGAGCGGTTCCAGATGGCGACGAGTATGACAAAGATATTGCTTTAGCAATTCGTTATGCAGTAGACAACGGTGCAAAAGTAATCAACGGAAGTTTCGGAAAAAGCTTTTCTCCGCACAAACAATGGGTTTACGACGCTATCAAATACGCAGCAAAAAAAGACGTATTAATTGTTCACGCAGCAGGAAATGACGGCTATAATATTGATGAAACAAAAAACATCAACTATCCAAACGATTCTGAAGATAACGTAAAAGAATTTGCAGACAATTTAATTACAATTGGAGCAATTAATAAAGAATATGGCGAAACAGTTGTGGCTAGTTTTTCAAACTTTGGAAAAATAAACGTAGACGTTTTTGCTCCAGGTGAAGAAATTTACGCAACAGTTCCGAATAATAAATACAAATATTTGCAAGGAACTTCAATGGCATCTCCAAACGCGGCAGGTGTAGCAGCATTGATTCGTTCTTATTATCCAAAATTGAAAGCAGCTCAGGTTAAAAAGATTTTAATGGATTCTGGAGTAGCGCTTCCTTCAAAGGTTGTTCTTGGAAAAAGTGAAAATCCGCAAGAGAAACCAGTTGCAGTTTCTTCAGCAGAATCTTCAAAAACAGCAAAAATGGTAAATGCTTATAACGCTTTATTAATGGCTGAAAAGATGTCTAAAAAATAA
- a CDS encoding M1 family metallopeptidase has protein sequence MRKIILLSFLSLGFTSAFAQSAPYWQQHADYKMEVSMDVKNYQYKGKQELVYTNNSPDTLKKVYYHLYPNAFQPGSEMDARLHFIKDPDGRMVNKVKGADGKEVKQSRIETLKPNEIGFLKITNFKQDGAVAQTRVSGTILEVTLAKPILPNSKTTFTLDFDGQVPVQVRRSGRNNSEGIELSMSQWYPKLAEFDFEGWHADPYIAREFHGVWGNFDVKITIDKEYTIGGSGYLQDKNSIGHGYEDEGITVTYPKKAKTLTWHFIAPNVHDFTWAADKDYAHDIVKGPNDVDLHFFYKNTPKVAENWKQLEPLMVKVMEYYNQRVGAYPYKQYSFIQGGDGGMEYAMCTLMLGNGTLEGILGTATHELGHSWFQHILASNESKHPWMDEGFTTYIEDSALNELKGDKKEVNPFKGNYAAYYSLVNSGKEQPQTTHGDRYDENRPYSISSYIKGSLFLSQLEYVIGKENVDATLKRYFNDFKFKHPTPNDIKRTAERVSGAELDWYLTDWTQTLNTIDYGIKDVADNSGKTTVTLERIGRMPMPIDLKVDYTDGTSETFYIPLRMMNFIKPNPNPNVKRTVLEDWAWAQQNYSFTIDKNKTSIKKITIDPSGLMADVKQANNVFEVK, from the coding sequence ATGCGAAAAATTATTTTACTCTCTTTCTTGAGTTTAGGTTTTACTTCAGCTTTTGCACAAAGCGCCCCATATTGGCAACAACACGCCGATTATAAAATGGAGGTTTCTATGGATGTAAAAAACTACCAATACAAAGGAAAACAAGAATTGGTTTATACCAATAATTCTCCTGATACTTTAAAAAAGGTATACTATCATTTATATCCAAACGCTTTTCAACCAGGAAGCGAAATGGATGCTCGTCTTCATTTCATTAAAGATCCTGATGGAAGAATGGTAAATAAAGTAAAAGGCGCTGATGGAAAAGAGGTAAAACAAAGCAGAATTGAAACTTTAAAACCAAATGAAATTGGATTTTTAAAAATTACAAACTTTAAACAAGATGGTGCTGTTGCTCAAACAAGAGTTTCAGGAACTATTTTGGAAGTAACTTTAGCGAAACCAATTTTACCAAATTCTAAAACTACTTTTACATTAGATTTTGACGGACAAGTTCCAGTTCAAGTTCGTCGTTCTGGAAGAAATAATTCTGAAGGAATCGAGCTTTCAATGTCGCAATGGTATCCAAAATTAGCTGAATTTGATTTCGAAGGATGGCATGCAGATCCATATATTGCAAGAGAATTTCACGGAGTTTGGGGGAATTTTGATGTAAAAATTACAATCGACAAAGAATACACAATCGGTGGTTCTGGATATTTGCAAGACAAAAATTCAATTGGTCATGGTTACGAAGACGAAGGTATAACGGTTACATATCCTAAAAAAGCAAAAACATTAACATGGCATTTTATTGCGCCAAATGTTCACGATTTTACTTGGGCAGCAGACAAAGATTATGCGCATGATATTGTAAAAGGACCAAACGATGTCGATTTGCATTTCTTCTACAAAAACACGCCAAAAGTGGCAGAAAACTGGAAACAGTTAGAACCTCTAATGGTAAAAGTTATGGAATATTATAACCAAAGAGTTGGCGCATATCCGTACAAACAATATTCATTTATTCAAGGTGGAGACGGTGGAATGGAGTATGCAATGTGTACTTTAATGTTAGGAAACGGAACTCTTGAAGGAATTCTTGGAACTGCAACTCACGAATTAGGACATTCTTGGTTCCAGCATATTTTAGCGTCAAACGAATCAAAACACCCTTGGATGGACGAAGGTTTTACAACGTACATCGAAGACAGTGCTTTAAATGAATTAAAAGGCGATAAAAAAGAAGTGAATCCGTTTAAAGGAAATTATGCGGCTTATTACAGTTTAGTAAATTCTGGAAAAGAACAGCCTCAAACAACTCACGGAGATCGTTACGATGAAAACCGTCCGTACAGTATTTCGTCTTATATTAAAGGAAGTCTTTTCCTTTCTCAGTTAGAATATGTAATTGGAAAAGAAAATGTTGACGCAACTTTAAAAAGATATTTCAATGATTTCAAATTCAAGCATCCAACGCCAAACGATATCAAAAGAACAGCAGAAAGAGTTTCTGGAGCTGAGTTAGATTGGTATTTAACAGATTGGACACAAACATTAAACACAATCGATTACGGAATTAAAGACGTAGCCGACAATTCAGGAAAAACTACGGTTACTTTAGAAAGAATTGGAAGAATGCCAATGCCAATCGATTTAAAAGTAGATTATACTGACGGAACTTCTGAAACATTCTACATTCCGTTAAGAATGATGAATTTCATTAAACCAAATCCAAACCCGAACGTAAAAAGAACAGTTCTAGAAGATTGGGCTTGGGCGCAGCAGAATTATAGTTTTACAATTGACAAAAACAAAACGTCAATCAAAAAAATCACTATCGATCCAAGTGGATTAATGGCTGATGTAAAACAAGCAAATAATGTTTTTGAAGTGAAGTAA